The Cucumis melo cultivar AY chromosome 9, USDA_Cmelo_AY_1.0, whole genome shotgun sequence genome includes the window CAAGAGGGAAAAAAGCCTTTTAAGTTGATCCTCTAAGAGATGTTATAGAAAATACGTTTGATCCTTGAcctaagaaaaataatattcaaGTAAAATAAGAAATCTTTATTTTGGAACAAGAAGGAACAAGGAAGGGATAAATGTGTTTGATGATAAACCTTGAATAGGTAAGTGATACATAAATCAGAAAGCTTATTAATGATGTTTGTTTCTTAAAGGATTGCAACAAAAATTGGTCGTATAATGCAATATTAGTCATATCTATTTTTGGATACTTTTTCAATAAGGTATTGTAATTAAGAAGCTTCTCAATAAGGTCAACATCAGCATTCGCCTACCACAGTAGCGAACAAAACCCAAAGCATCAAGTGCATCACTTTTTGATATCTGACATACTAAATATCCATAAGATAACCAAACAAAgcataatttcataaatttctTAGCATAGTCATACGAATTTACTCATAATTTAAGCCTTTGGTATTCCTACATTACATTAACTTTAGAAAATGTTGTTACCTCTATCTCTGTTCATTAGCATATTTCCTAAACTCAATGTCACGCTGCCTTTGCTGAagcaaaaaatatatacaaatatacaaTTGCAAGTCCTCGCAGTCGAAACCTACATAATTCAGTAAAcatcacaaacaaaacaaaaatgtaaaaaatagaaaccagcttatttaacaaaaaaaaaaaaaaggttcaaaGCAAACCGAATCATTCGATAACAGATTCAACAATCCGGAAATCCAAATGTGATAAGTGTCAAGTTCAAATACTTAGCATAATGGTCCAAGTTATTATTGATAAACATAAGTACACTATTGATCTTCAAATATCTTTACTCTTTTTCCTTATTAGGTTTGAGATTACTGTTACATCTCCAACCGTACcactttttttaaatatattttgaaatatttttatacaaatttcaaattcttgtTTTAAACATGATTAATTGTTCTCTTTATTCTCTTCACCTAACAAATAGTTGTAATATACTTTAATATTAGCCAAAACAGACACAAGTCCTTTTCCAACAGTATACTAATTTGATGAAATAATATTTCTTTAATAAAGATAGAGAAATTTTTAACTCCTATTGTTTATAAAACTAATGACCTTCTGACGTCTAAATTCTAATGAATGATAATTTAAGGATGGTGATATAAGAATGTTCTTAGAAAGTATGGACAAAAAGGATAGAAGATCATCTAAATCAAGTATAATATAGTTTAAGGACAGTGATATAAGGTtgaaatcaaataacaatcttGTATGAATTGAGATTTGTGAAACATAGATGAGGGATATTTGTCAAATGGTCCAGGTATATATAACCAAAGAACATAGAAACCTATAATTGCAAGAAAATATGGTCAAGAATTTCAAGGGTTTGCAACAAAGAAGTGCTACTTTGGGTTGACCATCTTATGATAATTTTATagataattataaaatatactTTGAATTTAGGTTATTTAATTTACATTGATAAACACTTTCTATGTTctcttaaaataaataaataattatggTTCAAACAATATTGAATAAGCATATGTAAATTATATAAATAGTGAATCTTACTTGTCATGTCATGGATTATAAAGATTTACAGTAATTTAAAGAAGGTGATGCAACCGATTTCACCATGAGGAAGTCTCTCAAGTTTTCTAAATTCAATCTTCACTGCAGGAACACCAAAGAAGACCGAAAACTCTGTATTATCAACCACCGTCTTTGAAGATCCAAACTCagaaagaaaatcaaaatcCGTCCAAATTTCCACTTGTTCTTCCACCGCGTCGTTTTTCGGATCATGTCTAAGCAAAAACTCACCATGTTCAAGCGAAAAACTACACAATGCCAATAGAAGAACAGTCCTCTTCGTCATGGCGGCCAACATGACGGCGTCCACATCTACAATCGCCACCACGATCTCTACCACCGAAGCCTCTGCCAAAGCCGTTGCGGTCTCCTCCTCACTCAGCCAtgattattgttattgaagaaGCTGCagtgaaaatgaaaatgacgGAAGTTTGAAAGTGTATGAATTGAAAAAACCCTAAAGAAGGTATTTATATCTGGGATTATTGGGAGTTAGGTTTGGAATgtacctttaatgtcggtttttaaaagaaggagtctttaatgtcggttttaaaccgacattaaagcttcatctttgatgtcagtttaaaaccgacattaaagatccgcattttaaaaaccgacattaaagatctgtattttaaaaaccgacattaaaaatccacattttaaaaaccgacattaaagattcgtgttcatttttttaactgatattaaaggccagatttcttctagtgaataCTTTTCTCCAGCTAAAGTGTTCTATAATGATTTTTGGGTAAATTATTCAGGAAtttatttaggctaacttaaacaaatcctaaatctaggtaaaacatccaagcataacttttatactggattttaacTTACGATGTCTaagtgataaaccaattttattaccttacatctctcacgcatgctcataaaattaggttaactaggctcaagaactgattacgatctccaagtaggaggtgttccgtaaaccgtgaacttaaaaacctccacttcttagtcatcttatctaaatttttgacaagatcgaatcaggtgtgcctcttgtaacctagttttacaagatatcgacctaaatctaattttggaagatatggtattaacctaagtgagcatgcattttatctttattatagattttaaagtctaatttattttataacaattataaaactcttagataAACCTATAAAATTCATCTAGGAATTTAACAATATGgtatttttgatttatttaacttttaactaaatcaataattgattaattttgttaaatcatatttaataaaattaattcaattaatcatattaatttagattttaacaattaattaatcatattaattaatttccatattaatttctcaacatgcatgaacatgttaacctacggtgagattttaaaactatatgtcatacaatatgcacatacaattttagtaataattaaatcatacatcacatgcaagagtaattaaaacaccctaaaatggattggttttggctctctaaattaagttaaaactagattattacaataataatttgatggagtacaaTAACCGCTAGATAATCCTTACACGATCACTGAGCAGAAAGTCGCGTATGGGCGATCGTTTataatggtaaacgatcgtttataaggtaagtgatcgtttataGGTGCCAACGATACGCGTACTATACGTGATCGCTGAGCATGTAAATGATCATTCAAGCGATAGTGTTTtgcgtaccttacgcgatcgccAAGCTAGTAAACGATCGTTCAAGCGCTAGCATTacgcgtaccttacgcgatcgccgaactggtaaacgatcgttcaaGCGCTAGCGTTACACATACCTTACGCGATTGTTGAGCTGAAAAACGATCGTTCAAGCGTTAGCAATacgcgtaccttacgcgatcgcttaGCGGTAAGCGATCGTTCAAATACAAATGATACGTGTACCATATGCGATGGTTTAGCAAGTAAACGATGGGGTCTTATTTAAACGATACGCataccatacgcgatcgttgAAAGGGTGAACAATAGGCTTGAAATAGCTCCTTCCCGGGTCTGAGCATCAAAACAACACTTCTTCTTCCCGAATGAAGTATTTACAGCCTAAaatcaactctaatgactccaataaattatagactctttgcaaaaaaataaattaagtcaccaacagagctaattacaataattaatgcaaataaacaacttaatttagagccaaaaccaaaactaatccattttagttcaaccatgttaatttatcatataaattgAAAGAACCCACCACATGCATATGAGTCAAACTAaacatgctctgataccacatgttGGGAAAAACAACACAGAGTAGGCATGCACAACGGAAGaaaagatcatgctttactctatatgcatccaAACAATTTAGAAACTAACATGCAACTTTTAAATGAAAGACCTAAACAATGAGtgaaaaaagtaaacaatgagCTTACCTTTGAAGTTCTCAACTTCTACTTCGTTTTAAAACTTCTTCTCTACCTTCagatcacgagcaaggacaaccactaagttgacctactaatctcaggactaagaacTGAGTTGTGAGACTCGTTTCTATGAACTCGTTTAGAGAGAAGGGAGGCGGttaggtgtatcgtttaggtaatctttttttagaaaacatcatacttttctcattctgtaatgagaagtttatatatgaaaattacatgcaaattgcatgcaatttatttcatataatctcaatacctaattaattcattaactctttaatggaattagtggcttctaattcacaatAAGTTACCACATTACCCACTAACTATTAgttaattaagaaattagtcaaaagggcaatttggtcatttgaccaattaagtcaaagtcaaactttgacttttcttagtcaaaagtcaacattttgactttttgctatttttccatcttgactaatcttaacctcctgagtatgaatctgcattcatttttctaaaattcaaatcatatttgaatataaatccgatcaaagttttgtttttcaaagtcaaaagtcaacatgttgacttttacaactttgaccgtttcaaaactttccaagcttttaaatatgaatctacattcatatttatttaaacacaaagcttaaagtttataccaaccgacttatatcttatatacttgtcggtttctctctcttttcctaattcgaacaattcgaattattccaacatactgttcttagttgaatccatatgagctagtaggggaacctaacagacctatagatcatggggtccaatgattcgagattaactgactaaactcttttagaccaaatttaatcaacattcgttaactaatgagtcattccattatagactcatagttgcactcccctcactatagatatatttctgttcacctgatataaccatgatgggtaagtcgatccttcacaggttgttcgtaatcttggctgggtcaaaataccgttttacccccaagattacatctcattccttaagacccactgatccactattgaacaattggtttaaggtccaacctataaacatGAATCCTTCTCGGACAAATGAGaagtggggccccttgttcaagacttgtattcagtccttaagagaacaatctatctactatcccagaagtgggtaagagttaattccatcttgcaccctatgtccctagctatctactcggtcttacccctaaaatgggaggcttattaggccagCAATGATGAGCTTccttcacctatgcagatctaaggatactaccgaatgaacagaagttcatagttagctcaggattaagatcaagttacctaggtcatcataattgaaatagtcagtttatagtttacggtgttataactaaaagtgacaatttcgtggttccagtcttatgcaatccatttacataggatgctcccactcctatgtctctacatgaatgattcaggattacatcgtttatactaactacggagcgggccgcatccatagtgtttttccagaataaagcgtccaactttattcatacactatagactatttgggctattaactcgtacttaattcatgtttatgtctctacataaagttcaagtatattgacaaacttagtaaaatagcctcgggaccttaatatttattggttttaagattatagcattcaataataaactttattgaattaaataacaaagtacgagttttaggacataaatttcaacaatacaaatattcatattttatttaccgaattttgaaatttttattcaaAAACATGTTTCATTAGCTTTTGAAAATACGATGTTAATTTTGACGTTTTGTATGCAAGCTTTTCGtgccaaaaaattaattaatgtgttacacgcaaaagaaattacatgtattttctttaaattgatgttgtaagtaCAATATCGAAAAATTACTTATCATTAAcgatcaatttttttaaaaaaagacgACCAACGTAATAGCATTGAAACGAAATGAGATATGGGAAacaaatgtttttcttttcgaATGTAGTTAAAGGACGAACATCAATTATATTGTACAactctattttgaaatatagtattaaaataataaaaatattgataataacaattataataataataaatttcttaatttaaaataataataataaatttcttaatttaaaatgatgataataataataatgataatgatgatgatgatgatgatgatgatgatgatgatgatgatgatgatatcACACCTTttgaggaagaaagagaaggaataaGAAGGAATAAGAAGGGAttgagaggaagaaagagaaggattAAGAAAGAATAAGGGAGGATtaagtatattttttttcctcccCTTATTCCTTGATAgtcctttcctttccttctcCCAAATGGTGCCTTCCAATTCCATTCTCTCTCTTTTAACCCTTCCAATCCCCTCTTTTAGCCATTTTAGGTGATTATCGTCGATTGACTTCCAACGACTGCTGTCGCCAACCTCTGATTATCATTTTACTGCAATGACTGTACCCAACCACCATCTACGATCATCGTTACCAAACTTCTATAAAAATCTCCAAGGACAATTCtgttattataatttgaaaCAAACAtccatacatatacatatacatacatacatacatacacatattACATAGGAGCTTTTGCAAATTTAGCAACcatttgaaagaaatttgaggaaagaacttagatttaacaaaaaatgatgattgaaaatctggataaaaaaatggtgaaaaaaaaaggaggagATAAGGATACCGAAAACGAAGATTGAACGAAtgatagtttttttatttttttttattttttagataaCCTACATAAAACCAACTGAAAAATAGTgtttaagaaaaacaaacattttttattattagattaaCTTTTTATTATGAATACAAATGTGATACGTAggtttaaaaaaagaagaagagaaagtggAATATGAAGCATCAAAGGGAGATGATCTAAGAGAGAAGAATGTAGGATGGGagtttgagaataataaaaatttgaaaatagaaaatattttcaaaatattttagagattaaaatttgccatatttacaaaatttaaaaagtacgTGCTATAATTGCTAAAACCTAATCTCATAATACTACCCAGTACAATTTTTCtattacatatatacatacacacatagatacatatatacatatataaactTTTAGTCTATAacaaattaaacaatttttttttaaacattctaAAGTTGCTCAACAAAATCAATTAAACTTTGTCCTCCACAATTAAGAACCTATGagactcaaaaaaaaaaaaaaaaaaaaaaaagaaaagaatcacCAAAGAGAAACTTCCAAATCAAAGACCCATAGGAGAGAATCAAATAAACTGGGCAATACAACATCATACCAATCCTTAACCAAACTAAACATAAAGCAGAACgcaaaattgattttgaagaaagaaaaactcAGACCAATTGTTTTGTGATTATTCAAATTTACATATATACCCATCGAAGAGCAACTTTAGAGAGAgaattagaaaaatataaacCAAATCTGAAACCTAAAGAATGAATTTCTCAATAGAGATGCAATGAGGGTCACTAAATAACCATTTTGATTGGGAAATATTAAGATTGATTAAACTATACCATTATTagtatgttttctttttaaaggtTTTGAAGAAAAGAGCTTTGAAATTTGATTATGTTTTTAGTTCCATTCCATTCTAGCGAAAAGAATTTGTGTAAATTGAAACTAACTACTAACTTACCACCAACAAATAAGTAGAAGGAAAATGAAATGGAAGATCAACACTTTTTTGCTCTTTGCATCTTCTTCGGTTCCAACCAGGCCTAACAATTCTAGGATCGAGTAACAATTTTTCGCATCcattgatgaaattcttgagATGTTCGAACAATATAAAGTGAAGAAACATATGAGATTTGAGAATGATACACCGTAATTCGAATTGAGAGGTAATTTTGGAATGTGGAAAAGTTTAAAACGTGATTTTAGTTTTGAGGATATTTTGTCATATttcccaaatttaaaaaaagaaaaagaaaagaaaagaaaagaaagacatgAGTGGTAAAACCCCAACAGCCATGGGTTTAATGGTGTGGTTACCCCCAGTAATAATAAACGATCCAAGGTAATGGTGTGCCCAATCTATTCCGAACTTCGAAGGAGAATTATAAATGttctattaaaaaattaaattaaataaacgAAAAATAGGAGGCCCAGGCCGCTGCTGCCTACGACGGTTTCCGTGCTCTGCCTTCGCCTACGAATCCCCAAGCTCGCGATGGGATCCATAGATGTCCAATCAACCAGCGCTGAAAATGGATCCGCCCCCGCCTCCTCTGCTGATGGTCGTCAAAAGTCCCTTCTCACCGACGGTATGAACCACATATCTAACGACCCAGACGGAACGCCCCCTGATAAGCCTAAGGAGTTGGGCCCGACCAAGAAACGAATGTCCTCCATGCTTCCTCTGGATGTCGGGACCCGTGTCATGTGCCGCTGGAGGGACGGGAAGTACCATCCCGTTAAGGTCATCGAACGTCGCAAGTTGCAAGCAACTGGTTTCAGTGATTACGAATACTATGTCCATTACACCGAGTGTAAGCTACTCCTCTGAAGTTTTAATTAGTATGTGGTTATTTGGTTTTTCAGAATCAAGCTGGAATGAGTAATCCAGAGCTGAAGTTTTTGGTTGTTTTGGTCACTAGATTGGTggtttagggttttgtttttgGTGAATTAGGGTTATTCAAATATGGGCAATTTAGGGGGTGCCTTTTGTAGTGAGTGAGACAAGTAGCTTATGCAGCAATGGGGGCTTTGCTCTTCTTTCACGGACCATTAACTTGATAAACTACATGGGTGCATCCCTATTTTTCTTTAGCCCTAGTGTTCATTGATAAAATGACCAGTCTCTTCTATGTTGAGTTTGGAGTTTTCTTTCTCCTTATCTGGATTTTGTGACAGTCAATAGGAGACTTGATGAGTGGGTGAAGCTTGACCAACTTGATCTTGATTCGGTCGAGACGGTTGTTGATGAGAAAGTCGAGGACAAGGTAAAGCTTTCTTCCCCCCTTCCACCTTCATTTCTAAAATTCAACCAGTCCACTTCCGAGGCATTGTCACCGTTTTAAGGTTATCCTTGGTTATCAGTTGGTCCTTTTGGAAGCCATATTTTTCTTGTAAGTATTTAATATGAGGATCCTATACCTGCACTTGAAGGTAACAGGACTGAAGATGACCCGGCACCAGAAGCGGAAGATCGACGAAACCCATGTTGAGGTATGTGTTCCTAAGGATGCATCTACTCCTTTCCTAGAGCCTTTATATCATGGTTTAAACAATTAATTGACGAGCAATCCTTTATAAGACAGAATACTACATGGGTATTTGCCAGTAGTGAGTTAAAGCATTCTGTCACAACCAGCAGGTGTAACTTGTAAGGGAAAGCGTGAAACTCTCTTGTTAGTAGTAGTCTAGTAGGTAATTTTGTTAGATGGTGTAGTAAAAAAGGTTGATACTTACTATTCAGATGTTATGATATCAAATTGGAGTGTTCAAACAAAATTTCCCTGCTTTCTTTATGAAATGTCTTATAGGGCCATGAGGAACTTGATGCTGCCAGCTTGAGGGAGCATGAAGAATTCACGAAAGTGAAAAATATTGCAACAATTGAACTTGGAAGATATGAGATTGAGACATGGTATTTCTCCCCATTTCCACCAGAGTACAATGACACTACAAAGCTCTATTTTTGTGAGTTTTGTCTCAACTTCATGAAGCGCAAAGAACAACTCCAGAGACATATGGTGAGATGTGCTCCAAATCTTGTCTTGTGATGTTTATGAATGGGATTAGGTTAGGTCAGTATGTATGTAAAGAGAATGTTGAACTTCTGTTTGGCCTTACTTCCAGCCTGATGAGTGACGGCTGCATCTTCCACTGATTAATGTGGGAATTGTTGGTTGTGCTTGAACATCTTGGCAAATGATTTTACTTATCCCCGATTTGAATTTAAAGCTTTATAGGAGGTTGATAATTGATGTGCGATAGCTTGATTTTAGGAGTGCTATATTCAGATTGTCCAAGCAGTATGTTTCATGTTAAGCCAACTGAGCGCAGCTATTACCTTATATATCGTGATACGATGAAAATTGTAATAATGTTGTGTCTTTGAGGGTATCTGACTATTATAATACGACCTTACTTGAACAGGATCTGTTCTATAGGTTGTACAACTGTGTCCTTGAGTTCAATTGTTGCCAATATTTTTCAACAATTGAACTTGAAAAATATTGCAACAATTATAATAACATTTTTCGCAATGAAATAAGATGTGTTTTTCCTTATTATAATGTCCCGTTTGGGAACATCTACAATTGAATGTATTTTCTCAACTGGATTGTTTTTACATGTTTTACAAACAATCTTAAGTTA containing:
- the LOC103499278 gene encoding histone acetyltransferase of the MYST family 2-like isoform X1 translates to MGSIDVQSTSAENGSAPASSADGRQKSLLTDGMNHISNDPDGTPPDKPKELGPTKKRMSSMLPLDVGTRVMCRWRDGKYHPVKVIERRKLQATGFSDYEYYVHYTEFNRRLDEWVKLDQLDLDSVETVVDEKVEDKVTGLKMTRHQKRKIDETHVEGHEELDAASLREHEEFTKVKNIATIELGRYEIETWYFSPFPPEYNDTTKLYFCEFCLNFMKRKEQLQRHMRKCDLKHPPGDEIYRCGTLSMFEVDGKKNKVYGQNLCYLAKLFLDHKTLYYDVDLFLFYVLCECDDRGCHMVGYFSKEKHSEESYNLACILTLPPYQRKGYGKFLIAFSYELSKKEGKVGTPERPLSDLGLVSYRGYWTRVLLDILKKHKANISIKELSDMTAIKAEDILNTLQSLELIQYRKGQHVICADPKVLDRHLKAAGRGGLEVDVSKLIWTPYREQG
- the LOC103499278 gene encoding histone acetyltransferase of the MYST family 2-like isoform X2, whose protein sequence is MGSIDVQSTSAENGSAPASSADGRQKSLLTDGMNHISNDPDGTPPDKPKELGPTKKRMSSMLPLDVGTRVMCRWRDGKYHPVKVIERRKLQATGFSDYEYYVHYTEFNRRLDEWVKLDQLDLDSVETVVDEKVEDKVTGLKMTRHQKRKIDETHVEGHEELDAASLREHEEFTKVKNIATIELGRYEIETWYFSPFPPEYNDTTKLYFCEFCLNFMKRKEQLQRHMRKCDLKHPPGDEIYRCGTLSMFEVDGKKNKVYGQNLCYLAKLFLDHKTLYYDVDLFLFYVLCECDDRGCHMVGYFSKEKHSEESYNLACILTLPPYQRKGYGKFLIAFSYELSKKEGKVGTPERPLSDLGLVSYRGYWTRVLLDILKKHKANISIKDVLLALRFCT